Genomic DNA from Gimesia aquarii:
GTTTTACATGAGGTGCTGCTGCCATCAGACCCACAAGATGTCCTCCCGCTGAGCCACCCACAGCACCAATTTTTTGAGGATCAACATGGTACTTTTGTGCTTCTCCCCTTAAAAAACGAACCGCGGCATTGCAATCCTGAATGCCTGCGGGAAATTTGGCTTCATGTCCCAGTCGATATCCGACTGCCATGGTAACATATCCACGTTCACACAACGCAAGAGCCAGTGCGCGGAATTTTGCTTTATCACCGTTTAGCCAGCCTCCGCCATGTACTACAACGATAGCAGGAAATGGTCCTTTTCCTGATTTCGGGACAAAAATATCAGCTAATAATTTTCGATGTCCTACTTGACCGTAAACGACATTCAGGTGAGAAGAAACTGTTTTGGGAATCATCGTCGAGGGGCGTTTAGGGTTTTTAATTTTTTCTTTCAGAGCCGGTTCTGGAAAACACCCATAAGTATTCATTCGCTGACGGTATAAACCACCAAAGCCGGTAATGTATAAAGAACGCATATCTTGATCGCCGAACGTGCAGTTTATGGGACGTGTTGGTGTATGGATTTTTGCCAGCAATTTGCCTTTGGGATTCCAGATCCAGATATCAGCAGGTCCCGCACAGTAGACATTACCTGCGCGATCAACTGTCATTCCATCAGCACCTTTTTCAGGACCGGAATCCATTTTGGCAAAAAGGCGACCGTTTTCTACAACCCCAGGTTTGGTTACTGTATACGCCCAAATTTCTTTAGGTACATAAGCCGCCACATAAAGTGTTTTACCATCGGGAGAAAGAATCAAGCCGTTTGGCGTTTTAATATTTTTAATAACGATGTGTTGCTTACCTTCGGGTGAAATCCAGACGACTTCACCTGCTCCTGTGAGTGTATAATAAATACCACCTTGCTGATCGACCACGAGATCGTTGGGCCTGCGGGGAGGCTTGGCATCTCTCGGTTGACCCGCGATTCGTGTTTTCTGTTTGCCGTTCAGCACACTGATCTGACTGGCACCATTATTTGACAAGAACAGTTTTCCATGGTTGAAGTAGGTAGCACTGATACGCCCAGCATTGTTGAGAAAAACCTGAACCTTGCCTGACTTCGGATTGTAGCGATATAGCTTCCCTCCTTTGACATCAGGAAAATAGAGATTTCCACCTCCATCCCAGGCAGGGCCATCTGCCAATCCAAAATCGGTAGCAATTGTTTCAAGAGGCGACGAGGTATCAACAATCGAATCCGCGGCGTTATTGGTATTGTTAAAAAAAGCGAGCGATAATAGAAAAATAGCAAGCCGTTTCATAAATAGTTCCTGTAAGCTGAGGCTGTGATGAAAAATCAGTGATCTTCTCTTGTTGAAGCTCGTTTATTGACGAATCAGACGTATTTGACGTACATCCATAATAGCATTCTTAGCTTTTTGTTTTGGCTTTAGTTGTAATGATTGGGCACCGTCTTTACTGATAGTCAGTTTGCCAATGGGTCGCTCTTTGAAGTTCTGAAAATGCCCGGTATCTTCCACGGTGAAGTTGAGTCTGCTTTTATTGACAGACAGTTCGACTTTGCTACCGCCTTGTCCCTTGCCACATCCCTGGAGAATATAGACATCGAAAATACCGGGAGCATTCGGCTTAAATTTCCATTCACACCAGTCTTTCTCTTTCACCCAGTAGCCAACTGTATTTTTATGCGGTTGCGGTTCAAATCGTAACATTTCACCATGTACGATCGCATCTTTTGCATCCAGGATAATTTGTTTCTTCTGATTCTCTTGAATCACTCTAGGCTTTACCGGTAAATAAGGGGGCTCTTTAAATTCAACAACCACCGATGTAGGGAATGTTAATTCGTTTTTTGCAGACAAGCGGATTTCCCATTCATTTACGCCAGGTTTCAGATCAAGCGGTTTCTTATCAGCGTCCTGAGCAATATAAACAGATTTGATGCGATTATTCATTCGCGGAATCAGGAGCTTTTCTTTTTGCTGTAACTGAGAGATCTCTAGCTTCAGACCTTGAGGTAGAGTGTTGATGGTACCCCACTTTTTCTGGATGGGAAATGATGTATCACTGGTCTGGGACGCGGACTTCGTCTCACCTACAAGTTCGATGCCATAGAAAAGACAAACTGCTGTGTTTATAATGAGAATCAGGGAAAGAGTGCGGAGAAGATTTCTAAAATTTGGGGTGAACCTGAACGGTAAGTTGAGCATCATCAAACTAGCGCCTCTTTATCATAAATGAAAACGACTTATATGTCTGAGTGTCTATTCTTGATGATCTGAATCTTCAGTTCAATCAATAATCATGTGAATGAGAGAGTTCTCCTGAAGAAACATAACTGAGCAATGTTTCTAAAATACTGCTGGGACTGGCAAGGAATACAAATATAGATGAATGACAAGAATCAGGAATCCGATCAAATCATTGCTGAGACGCGCTTCTTAAGATTAATAAAACGGGGACGCTGGGAATTCATTCAGCGTGCGAATGCAACAGGTGTGGTTTGTTTGTTCCCACTCACTTCTGATTATCAAGTGATTTTTGTGGAACAGTTTCGACCACCTGTGGATGCGCCAGTAATTGAATTTCCGGCTGGACTGGCTGGTGATATCCAGGGGCAGGAGTCCGAAGCCCTTCAAACCGCAGCTCTACGTGAGCTCATGGAAGAAACTGGCTATGAATCACAAACAGTAATACCACTCGGGCCAACAGTTTCTTCGGCTGGACTGACAGATGAAACTGTTCACTTTTTTCTCGCATTGGATCTGACAAAAGTTGCTGCAGGTGGAGGCGATGATTCAGAAAACATTACTGTGCATAACGTTCCTTTTGTGGATATTGAAGAGTGGCTGAACGCAGCGGAAAAGCGAGGTTGTCTGATCGATGCGCGGATTTATGCCGGGCTATATTATTTATCTAAATACATCACTTAATACCGCTGGTACAGTTCCTCATTTCCTTATTAAGCCGTTATGCACTAAAATGATCTCAGCTTGATGATCTGAAAATAAGTCCTTAAAGAAAAGAATATGAGCGATATGATTGAAGAATGGATTTCTGACCGCATGCATCTGATTGATGCATCTGGAATTCGCAAAGTTTTTGATCTGGCTGCCAATATGAAGAATCCGATAAATCTCAGCATCGGGCAGCCTCACTTTGATACTCCGGAACCAGTTAAGGATGCTTTGTGTCAAGCCGTGAGAGATGGTAAAAATGCCTACAGCCAGACTCAGGGGATTGCGCCCTTAATTGAGAAGATCCAGGCTCGTGTGGATGCTGAATATCATCACGACGATCGTCAGGTTTTCATTTCCAGCGGTACCAGCGGTGCACTGATGCTGGTTTTAAACGCACTCGTCAATCCTGGCGATGAAGTGATCGTCTTCGATCCGTACTTTGTGATGTACTCACATTTGGCGAAAGTGGTTGGAGCTAAACTGGTTTTTGTGGAAACCTATCCCGATTTCTCGATTGATATTGAGAAAGTTCGAGCCGCAATCACAGATCGTACAAAATTAATTTTGTTTAATAGCCCCAGCAATCCTACTGGTTATGTAGCAACCGAAGCAGAAACCCGTGATTTGGCAGAGCTGGCTGCGGAAAAAAATGTGGCACTGGTGAGCGATGAAATCTATCGTTCCTTTTGTTACGACCATTCTTTTGTTAGTCCAGCGAGATTTAATGAAAATGTGATTGTGATTGATGGGTTCAGTAAATCACATTCAATGACAGGCCACCGACTTGGTTTTGTGCATGGCCCTCAAAGTATCATGCAGCAGATGATCAAGTTACAACAATATACGTTCGTTTGTGCTCCCCAGCCAATTCAATGGGCAGGCTTAGCCGCGCTGGACTATGATGTTTCTGAGCGAGTAGAAGAGTATCGCCAAAAACGTGATTTAATGCGTGATCGATTATCAGGACGATACGAGATTTCAGGCGCTGAAGGAGCATTTTATATGTTCCTGAAAGCTCCGTGGGGAACAGGGACCGAATTTTGTATGGAAGCGATCAAAAACAATCTCTTGATCATTCCCGGTAATGTGTTTAGTAACCATGATTCGCATTTTCGCATTTCTTATGCTCAGGAAAATCCGATTCTGGAACAGGGAGCCGAAATCCTAAATCGGCTGGTAGATCAGATAGGTAGTAAAAACTAGTGAAAAAATGATGAGATCAGTAATGGGGGGTAAGTTTTTTCTGACAAATAAAAACTTTCTCTATACCTGAAAGGGTATCACCTTTATTATAGAGAATGTATGTAGCTTTCCTTCAGGCATTCATTGACTTACCATATTGCCAGATAACGACTTATGCCATCTGATAAACCGCAGAAAAAAATGAGCAATGTTCCCACGGGGACGCCTGGTGAAAGTTCCGCATCACCCCCGGTGAAAGGGGCAGAATCTCGTACTCAACGATTATCTGGTGTTGAAGATTCTGATCCCATGGGCCAGACCGTCCACCAGACCACCGACTCCTCTCCGTCACCTCGTGAAACCCAAGCAGTGAATCTGGTGGGCAAGCAGTTAGGTGACTTCAAAATTTTGAGGAAATTGGGGCAGGGGGGGATGGCGACTGTCTACCTGGCTGAGCAGGTTTCTCTCAAACGTGAAGCCGCGATCAAGGTCATGCATGATGAATTGTTAAGTGATGAAACGCATCTCAAGCGTTTTGAACGTGAAGCAAAAGCGGCCGCGGGACTTACACATCCTAATATCGTACAGGTTTATATGACGGGAGAGTTTGAAGGAACGCATTATATTGCTCAAGAATATGTGCGTGGTATTAATCTGAGAGAATATCTTGCGCGTTATGCTCCCCCAGACTATGCTTTGATTATCAGGATCATGCGACAGATCGCTGCTGCATTAAATGCTGCCGCAGAAAAAGAAGTCGTTCATCGGGATATCAAACCCGAGAATATTATGATGACGTCCAAAAAACAGATCAAGGTTGCCGATTTTGGACTGGCACAAATTGCTCAGTCTGATGAACGAGTCAATCTGACTCAAGTTGGCATGACGATGGGGACTCCTTTGTATATGAGTCCAGAGCAAGTCAATGGCGGAGTACTTGACCAGCGTAGTGATATCTATTCACTGGGGGTGACTTGTTATCACTTGATTTCGGGGCGACCCCCCTTTCATGGTGAAACGGCACTTTCCATTGCCGTCAAACATTTAAATGAGGCGGCTCCTCCACTAGCAGATCGACGTCCGGATCTACCAGTGGCGCTTTGTGATTTAGTCCATCGTATGATGGAAAAGGATCCCGATAAACGGCCTGCGAACGCCACCGAGCTAATGCAGGAAATAAAAAAAATTCCGGAACAGGTTTCCGACAGTCAGCAAAACAACTGGAGAGCGTTTCTTCCTTTTCAGGGGAATCGAAATATTCAGAGGCAACTTGCCGCGTTTCTGTTGGCTTTCCTATGTGTGGGCAGTGTGGCTGCCGCCTTTGGATGGATCAATCGTCCCGGAGATCCGTTGAATGCTCCTTTTCTCCAGCAAGGGGACAATGCAACTGATCAAAATATGATACCAAAAGAAAAATCAGCCATGACTCAGTATTTCCTGGCAGTCAGGTTGGTAAACAGTGAATATGCATGGAAGGCCGTTATTACTAACTTTCCGGATGACGAATTTTACAAATCTCGTGCACAAATTCGATTGGGGCTGTTACTAATCAGAGAAGGTCGATATGGGGATGCAAAAAAGATTTTCCAGGAACTGATTGATTCTGGTCAGTCTGTTTCTACTATAGTGAATGGTTATGCAGGCCTGATGGCACTAGAAAGCATAGGAGGCGATGCTCAAAAGTCTCAGGAAATATGGAATCTCCAGGTTGAAAATCCACTGAGAGATCCGGATATAGAACTGGATACAGAAATGGTTGAATATGTTTCACGGGCTCTTAGAAATAACCAAAGTGTCCTTGGTATTGATAACGGCAAAGAACTCGATGAAATCTTCGATCTGCCTAATGCAGATGAAGCAGATCGATCATAAAATTGATACATGAAACATCATTTCCCTGAAAAGAAAGAATGACTTTTATAATCTTGAGTAGTCTTGATGACAGGGAAGATGTCTTTTAGAACGGAACAGATTATAATAGTGTAATGTTCAGGTGTGGTAGCAAGCTGCTTCGCATCTGAGGGAATTCAAAGAATGGCTGTCGTCGATCAGTAACCTAACTGATAAAACCGCTCCAGACAGTCAGTCGCATTCAAGTTAAGTCGGGCACTATACTATCGTGGCGATTTTACAAATTTTAAAAGGGAAGGTTCCCGAACAAATCATCGAGTTAAGTGGCGATCGTGTGATTATGGGCCGCCACCCTAACTGCGAAATCGTACTTGATAATGTCGCGGTTAGCCGTTATCACGCGCAGATTCTGGAGAGTCACGGTTTCTTTTACCTGGAAGATCTGCATAGTCGAAATGGGACGTTATTGAATGGGGCTCCCATCGAAGGAAGGACCGAACTGCACGAAAGCGATACTATTAGTATTTGTGATATCCAGATGCAGTTTTTATTGAACTATCAGGATCATCCCGATTTTCTCGATTCATCCATTCAACAGACGATGGAAGTTAGTAATTCTTCTTTGAAACAGGAAGCACATTTGCTGGCCATCGACGAGAATTCGGAAGAAGGTGTTCTAGATGGTTCATCGATTATCAGCCAGCTTGATTTGAATACCAGCAGCCAGTTACGTATCAGTGTGAAGCCAGAAGTCAAGCTGCATGCCGTTTTGGAAATTAGCCAGACTCTCAGCCGTGCTTTAAAGCTGGATGAAGTACTTCCTCGAATTCTGGACGGGCTGTTCAAGATATTTGCACAGGCTGACCAAGGTTTCATTATGCTCCAGAGTCCCGAGCGTAAAAAGCTCGTTGTCAAAGCCACAAAAGCCAGACGGTCAGAGGACGAGGATGCGATTCGGATCAGCACGACAATTGTGCGACAAGCCATTATGAGTGGAGCCGCGATTTTGAGTGCCGATGCGGTAGAAGATGATCGTTTCAAAATGAGCGAG
This window encodes:
- a CDS encoding NUDIX hydrolase, which encodes MNDKNQESDQIIAETRFLRLIKRGRWEFIQRANATGVVCLFPLTSDYQVIFVEQFRPPVDAPVIEFPAGLAGDIQGQESEALQTAALRELMEETGYESQTVIPLGPTVSSAGLTDETVHFFLALDLTKVAAGGGDDSENITVHNVPFVDIEEWLNAAEKRGCLIDARIYAGLYYLSKYIT
- a CDS encoding DUF5077 domain-containing protein, with the protein product MNNRIKSVYIAQDADKKPLDLKPGVNEWEIRLSAKNELTFPTSVVVEFKEPPYLPVKPRVIQENQKKQIILDAKDAIVHGEMLRFEPQPHKNTVGYWVKEKDWCEWKFKPNAPGIFDVYILQGCGKGQGGSKVELSVNKSRLNFTVEDTGHFQNFKERPIGKLTISKDGAQSLQLKPKQKAKNAIMDVRQIRLIRQ
- a CDS encoding serine/threonine protein kinase codes for the protein MPSDKPQKKMSNVPTGTPGESSASPPVKGAESRTQRLSGVEDSDPMGQTVHQTTDSSPSPRETQAVNLVGKQLGDFKILRKLGQGGMATVYLAEQVSLKREAAIKVMHDELLSDETHLKRFEREAKAAAGLTHPNIVQVYMTGEFEGTHYIAQEYVRGINLREYLARYAPPDYALIIRIMRQIAAALNAAAEKEVVHRDIKPENIMMTSKKQIKVADFGLAQIAQSDERVNLTQVGMTMGTPLYMSPEQVNGGVLDQRSDIYSLGVTCYHLISGRPPFHGETALSIAVKHLNEAAPPLADRRPDLPVALCDLVHRMMEKDPDKRPANATELMQEIKKIPEQVSDSQQNNWRAFLPFQGNRNIQRQLAAFLLAFLCVGSVAAAFGWINRPGDPLNAPFLQQGDNATDQNMIPKEKSAMTQYFLAVRLVNSEYAWKAVITNFPDDEFYKSRAQIRLGLLLIREGRYGDAKKIFQELIDSGQSVSTIVNGYAGLMALESIGGDAQKSQEIWNLQVENPLRDPDIELDTEMVEYVSRALRNNQSVLGIDNGKELDEIFDLPNADEADRS
- a CDS encoding pyridoxal phosphate-dependent aminotransferase, with product MIEEWISDRMHLIDASGIRKVFDLAANMKNPINLSIGQPHFDTPEPVKDALCQAVRDGKNAYSQTQGIAPLIEKIQARVDAEYHHDDRQVFISSGTSGALMLVLNALVNPGDEVIVFDPYFVMYSHLAKVVGAKLVFVETYPDFSIDIEKVRAAITDRTKLILFNSPSNPTGYVATEAETRDLAELAAEKNVALVSDEIYRSFCYDHSFVSPARFNENVIVIDGFSKSHSMTGHRLGFVHGPQSIMQQMIKLQQYTFVCAPQPIQWAGLAALDYDVSERVEEYRQKRDLMRDRLSGRYEISGAEGAFYMFLKAPWGTGTEFCMEAIKNNLLIIPGNVFSNHDSHFRISYAQENPILEQGAEILNRLVDQIGSKN
- a CDS encoding SMP-30/gluconolactonase/LRE family protein, with protein sequence MKRLAIFLLSLAFFNNTNNAADSIVDTSSPLETIATDFGLADGPAWDGGGNLYFPDVKGGKLYRYNPKSGKVQVFLNNAGRISATYFNHGKLFLSNNGASQISVLNGKQKTRIAGQPRDAKPPRRPNDLVVDQQGGIYYTLTGAGEVVWISPEGKQHIVIKNIKTPNGLILSPDGKTLYVAAYVPKEIWAYTVTKPGVVENGRLFAKMDSGPEKGADGMTVDRAGNVYCAGPADIWIWNPKGKLLAKIHTPTRPINCTFGDQDMRSLYITGFGGLYRQRMNTYGCFPEPALKEKIKNPKRPSTMIPKTVSSHLNVVYGQVGHRKLLADIFVPKSGKGPFPAIVVVHGGGWLNGDKAKFRALALALCERGYVTMAVGYRLGHEAKFPAGIQDCNAAVRFLRGEAQKYHVDPQKIGAVGGSAGGHLVGLMAAAPHVKQLQGSAGNQDQLSNLQAAIVMAGPMQMASGSVADRSRKNPKKSNSNQWLGKTIDEAPELYQLSDAYLHLSKKTPPLLFMVGEFDLPERNAPSREKLKSLGVDTDVKIYPKGKHGCWNQLPWFNDMVADMDQFFQNHLK